The following are encoded in a window of Pseudalgibacter alginicilyticus genomic DNA:
- a CDS encoding T9SS type A sorting domain-containing protein: MKKLLLLLSVVALSVTMHSQSLSAGNISFVGFNTGGGASGDGFAFITLVDIPANEVIYFTEIGWNSFTNTWDNTTEGRVTYTAPAEGVSCGTIISIVEESAVMVVSGPGSATTTSGTFALAGGDQILAYQGTSADTLTPIFIAGIHGDAEGDLDAITQWNDSEIITGVQLSGLPMGLTNGVNCVSLTPGATEFRNHKYTGTLTGTAAELLASTNNKLNWSHDNIGPSPIPDGITPADFTLPNVTDCFTLAVGDFGFDNKVEIYPNPSSASNGIFINVLSTNNVPLKNIQILNSLGQLVEKIDLKNDFNKINISNLSVGLYFVKISNVNGNTLTKKVLIK; the protein is encoded by the coding sequence ATGAAAAAATTATTACTACTATTATCAGTTGTAGCATTGTCTGTAACAATGCATTCTCAAAGTTTATCAGCAGGAAATATTTCTTTTGTTGGTTTTAATACTGGAGGCGGTGCGTCTGGAGATGGTTTTGCATTTATCACCCTAGTAGACATTCCGGCTAATGAAGTTATTTATTTTACAGAAATAGGATGGAATAGTTTCACAAATACTTGGGACAACACGACAGAAGGTCGGGTAACTTATACAGCACCAGCAGAAGGCGTCTCTTGTGGAACCATAATTAGTATTGTAGAAGAAAGTGCTGTAATGGTGGTTTCTGGTCCAGGTTCAGCAACTACAACTTCAGGAACATTTGCTTTAGCAGGTGGTGATCAAATTTTAGCATATCAAGGTACTTCGGCTGATACATTAACCCCTATTTTTATAGCTGGTATTCATGGTGACGCAGAAGGAGATTTAGATGCAATAACTCAGTGGAATGATTCTGAAATTATCACAGGTGTTCAATTATCGGGGTTGCCTATGGGTTTGACTAATGGCGTTAATTGTGTTTCACTTACCCCTGGAGCCACTGAGTTTAGAAATCATAAATACACTGGAACGCTTACAGGAACAGCTGCAGAATTACTTGCCAGTACAAACAATAAATTAAATTGGTCACACGATAATATTGGACCAAGCCCTATACCAGATGGCATTACTCCCGCAGACTTTACACTACCTAATGTTACAGATTGCTTTACATTAGCTGTTGGTGATTTTGGGTTTGATAATAAAGTAGAAATCTATCCAAATCCTTCAAGTGCTTCAAATGGAATTTTTATTAATGTATTAAGTACAAATAATGTACCATTAAAAAATATTCAAATCCTAAATTCTTTAGGACAGTTAGTAGAAAAAATTGATTTAAAAAATGATTTTAATAAAATAAATATCAGTAATTTAAGTGTGGGGCTTTACTTTGTTAAAATTAGTAATGTAAATGGTAATACACTAACAAAAAAAGTACTTATAAAATAA
- a CDS encoding chitobiase/beta-hexosaminidase C-terminal domain-containing protein has product MKQIKKSVWYFIVCFISFQINAQLPTSIEEEKSERFSYLYNSVEQLGFKDAPEAMAVTNGGLFSSYFLGIEFLYGKDLKPVNKRVVNLIDNYIPIIEFKLQEDGVKYELEALSLPLDMNPKNNLITYVKIKITNISKLNKETKLGFKFIPLYNTGRRHHIRHNMYCTPWYQNQYLDDASYSKVFSNVEFNGGRLTQGEYNVLWYPEMFASEKDVANVDLNLSPNESKEFIFKMPFVPLKNANSKEINQIEKSTYSQERKVALDFWKNEAKALSVFSVPEAKVMDTYTSSYFNLLTARDILEDGKNFIQKCNEFQYDYFYVRDNAYFARVYDMLGLHNESKITLAPYFVKDIEGNDMAFRQRTGIYNKYCFDYWGQVVWAFGSYYRQTGDRELLERVYALLPNHIEDFKNMVALDDRGLWPKTWPYDNEHITGHYTGHNFWVILGLRYAILMAKDMDDEKKVKEWSELYDEFSTNFLSELEKITAETDGYIPPGMDNPNDGYDWANASAGLYPFEVIDKDDSAVKKTLEIVRDYNYMEGISSYSGCNALVAKQKILSNEELPERGLHHYETFYVTNGNLIIGEQQKVIEDLYSILVHTSSTNAGFEWKPTPWGNRDVDHNRTPHGWMAARYIELLRNMLVREEKNDIHLMSSISPYWVKQGESIEVKEAPTYMGTVSYSVLFGKNKMTISLRNNFNETLENLFIHIPWFVNPSRIIIDGVPYINKDVEKIALPKSSKKIEISWRNKITQELSFDIAVDHYLNKFHNRSNTENYVTLFPSLAAPKVLNQDSNSIELYSPGNIGTVYYTVNGEEPTENSIKYKKSINIEAIKQIKAIVVDETGKVSDCLILNLKK; this is encoded by the coding sequence ATGAAACAAATAAAAAAAAGTGTATGGTATTTTATAGTGTGCTTTATCTCTTTTCAGATAAACGCACAACTACCTACTTCTATCGAAGAAGAAAAAAGTGAAAGGTTTAGTTATTTATATAATTCTGTCGAACAATTAGGTTTTAAAGATGCTCCCGAAGCAATGGCTGTTACTAATGGAGGTCTTTTTTCTTCATATTTTTTAGGTATCGAATTTTTATACGGTAAAGATCTAAAGCCTGTCAACAAACGAGTAGTAAATTTAATAGACAATTATATTCCAATTATTGAATTTAAATTACAAGAAGATGGAGTAAAATATGAATTAGAAGCATTGTCGTTGCCTTTAGATATGAATCCTAAAAATAATCTAATTACGTATGTGAAAATTAAGATTACAAATATCTCTAAATTGAATAAGGAGACTAAATTAGGTTTTAAATTCATTCCATTGTATAATACAGGTAGGCGTCATCATATAAGGCACAATATGTACTGTACGCCATGGTATCAAAACCAATACTTAGATGATGCAAGTTATTCTAAAGTTTTTTCAAATGTAGAATTTAATGGAGGTAGACTGACACAAGGTGAATACAATGTATTATGGTATCCAGAAATGTTTGCCTCAGAAAAAGATGTAGCTAATGTAGATTTAAATCTTTCTCCAAACGAATCAAAAGAATTTATTTTTAAAATGCCTTTCGTGCCATTGAAAAATGCTAATTCTAAAGAAATAAATCAAATTGAAAAATCTACCTATAGCCAAGAAAGAAAGGTGGCTTTAGATTTTTGGAAGAATGAAGCTAAGGCATTATCGGTTTTTTCAGTTCCAGAAGCGAAGGTTATGGATACGTATACATCTTCCTATTTCAATTTGCTTACCGCTAGAGATATTCTTGAAGATGGAAAAAACTTTATACAAAAATGTAATGAGTTTCAATATGATTATTTCTATGTAAGAGATAATGCTTATTTCGCTAGGGTTTATGATATGTTGGGGCTTCATAATGAAAGTAAAATAACTTTAGCCCCATACTTTGTGAAAGATATTGAAGGTAATGATATGGCGTTTAGACAGCGCACGGGTATTTATAATAAATATTGTTTTGACTATTGGGGACAAGTAGTATGGGCTTTTGGTTCATATTACAGACAGACAGGAGATAGAGAGTTATTGGAAAGAGTTTATGCTCTTTTACCAAACCATATTGAGGATTTTAAAAATATGGTTGCTCTTGATGATAGAGGATTGTGGCCAAAAACATGGCCGTATGATAATGAGCATATTACAGGACATTATACAGGACATAACTTTTGGGTAATCCTTGGGTTACGTTATGCTATTTTAATGGCAAAAGATATGGATGATGAAAAGAAGGTGAAGGAATGGAGTGAATTATATGATGAGTTTTCTACTAATTTTTTATCAGAATTAGAAAAGATAACTGCCGAAACAGACGGTTATATACCACCAGGCATGGATAATCCAAATGATGGCTATGATTGGGCTAACGCATCAGCAGGACTTTACCCTTTTGAAGTAATTGATAAGGATGATTCTGCGGTTAAAAAAACTTTAGAAATAGTGAGGGACTATAACTACATGGAAGGTATTAGTTCTTATAGCGGTTGTAATGCCTTAGTTGCCAAACAGAAAATATTATCTAATGAAGAACTTCCAGAAAGAGGATTGCATCATTATGAAACATTTTATGTTACCAATGGTAATTTAATAATTGGTGAGCAGCAAAAGGTAATTGAAGATTTATATAGTATTCTCGTACATACCTCAAGTACAAATGCTGGGTTTGAGTGGAAACCAACACCTTGGGGAAATAGAGATGTAGATCATAATAGAACACCTCATGGTTGGATGGCTGCAAGGTATATTGAGTTGCTTAGAAATATGCTTGTTAGAGAAGAAAAAAATGATATTCATTTGATGTCAAGTATATCTCCTTATTGGGTAAAACAAGGAGAATCAATTGAAGTTAAAGAAGCTCCTACTTATATGGGTACAGTTAGTTATTCTGTTTTATTTGGGAAAAACAAAATGACAATATCATTAAGAAATAATTTCAATGAAACTTTAGAAAATTTATTTATTCATATACCATGGTTTGTAAACCCTTCAAGAATAATAATAGATGGAGTTCCATACATCAATAAAGATGTAGAAAAAATAGCCTTGCCTAAGAGCTCTAAAAAAATTGAGATTTCTTGGAGAAACAAAATTACTCAAGAATTGAGTTTTGATATAGCAGTTGACCATTACTTAAATAAATTTCATAACCGCTCAAATACAGAAAACTATGTTACTTTATTTCCTTCACTGGCAGCACCCAAAGTTTTAAATCAGGATAGTAATTCTATTGAATTGTATTCACCAGGGAATATAGGAACTGTCTATTACACAGTAAATGGAGAAGAACCAACTGAAAATTCAATAAAGTATAAAAAAAGTATAAACATTGAAGCTATCAAGCAAATAAAAGCAATTGTGGTTGATGAAACAGGCAAAGTTAGTGATTGCCTAATATTAAATTTAAAAAAATAA
- a CDS encoding glycoside hydrolase family protein has product MKFFLICFLIVVSSCKNNNDKKNNNDLTHDEYELNLGEMIQPTPKYSVMAHDDYYVWGASMIDTEDGLYHLFYSRWPKESEFKGWLNKSEIAYATASSPLGPFKYKKTILNGFGKGYWNEEAAHNPHVKYFNNKYYLYFISHHIKDYGLGARRNLTYGQRIGVAMADNPAGPWEVMDEPLIDYQKGKAAHGYMVNPSVCKMPDGSYLMMFKSRPEGSEKSKDFTAIQCLATSSSPAGPFIIKEEPTLTEATAEDPFIWYQQGKFYAIADDQYGDYLKVDRGLVLFESHDGFGWEVSKNPLVSYPEVTWEDGVVTKLKHLERPQLWFNKNGEPSVLLCAVMPTSEELSFNVQIPLKNLN; this is encoded by the coding sequence ATGAAGTTTTTTTTAATATGTTTTCTTATCGTTGTAAGTTCTTGTAAAAATAACAACGATAAGAAAAACAATAATGACCTAACTCACGACGAATACGAACTTAATTTAGGAGAAATGATACAGCCAACTCCTAAATATAGTGTTATGGCACATGACGATTATTATGTATGGGGAGCCTCAATGATTGACACCGAAGACGGTTTATATCATTTGTTTTATTCAAGATGGCCAAAAGAATCAGAGTTTAAAGGTTGGTTAAACAAATCAGAAATAGCATATGCAACTGCAAGTTCTCCTTTAGGTCCCTTTAAGTATAAAAAAACAATATTAAATGGTTTTGGAAAAGGGTATTGGAATGAAGAGGCTGCACATAATCCACATGTTAAATATTTTAATAACAAATACTACTTATATTTTATTTCACATCACATCAAGGATTATGGCTTAGGAGCACGACGTAATTTAACCTATGGTCAGCGTATAGGTGTGGCAATGGCAGATAATCCTGCTGGCCCTTGGGAAGTTATGGATGAGCCTTTAATAGACTATCAAAAAGGCAAAGCTGCTCATGGTTATATGGTCAATCCAAGTGTTTGTAAAATGCCCGACGGCTCTTATTTAATGATGTTTAAATCTAGACCTGAAGGTTCTGAAAAATCTAAAGATTTTACTGCAATTCAATGTTTAGCAACATCATCAAGTCCTGCAGGCCCATTTATAATTAAGGAAGAACCAACATTAACTGAAGCTACTGCTGAAGATCCTTTTATTTGGTATCAACAAGGCAAGTTTTATGCCATTGCAGATGATCAATATGGTGATTATTTAAAAGTAGATAGAGGTTTAGTGCTTTTTGAATCTCATGATGGATTTGGTTGGGAAGTATCTAAAAACCCATTAGTGTCTTATCCTGAGGTGACATGGGAAGATGGAGTAGTTACTAAACTAAAACATTTAGAAAGACCACAATTATGGTTCAATAAAAATGGAGAGCCTTCGGTTTTATTATGTGCAGTTATGCCAACTTCAGAAGAATTGAGCTTTAATGTACAAATACCATTAAAAAACCTTAATTAA
- a CDS encoding RagB/SusD family nutrient uptake outer membrane protein, with the protein MMKKIGILCVLLVVFSCNESILEEQSFDTLTEDSFFNNYEEANASLIGVYDLLSEVNYYKRAFLMITGYAGDEGYHNADLFSRYEDGTLLPTDGYVTGLWNSIFYMHGKANFTIFALSNTPNLSSDEKKIFLGRLRFIRALNLFNAVRLWGDIPLVKEYLVTEENSYPSRTPKSEVYAYIEEDLEYAIENLNILEPQYGFPTKGAAYGLLGKVYMAQDKWPEAKVAVDEVIKLGVYDLLPNYLDVFDVNNENNIEEIFSIQFSQDATIAGEQSKGSLLAYFYLPAFNTLGYAGDPDHPKGQMRVEHATYDRYTTGDYTVDKRNELFITNYVNSNTGATVTRYPENTSAASQGPAYSKYRDPNNSNDRNYDNNLIILRYADILLMKAEIENELNGPTDVAYDAFDEVRGRSNSTLITRNLNKDTFRDAISNERGIELFGEFQRYFDVLRMKKNGESYYKYYRELLVSEGKFTHAAQNRWALGYYPKYELMPIPSDEMALNPNINIADQNPGY; encoded by the coding sequence ATGATGAAAAAAATAGGAATATTATGTGTGCTTTTAGTTGTGTTCTCATGCAACGAAAGTATCTTAGAAGAACAGTCATTCGATACACTTACTGAAGATTCTTTCTTCAATAATTATGAAGAAGCAAATGCGTCTTTAATAGGTGTATATGACCTTCTTAGCGAAGTAAATTATTATAAAAGAGCATTTCTTATGATTACTGGTTATGCTGGTGATGAGGGATATCATAATGCAGACCTTTTTAGTCGTTATGAGGATGGAACACTATTACCTACTGATGGTTATGTTACGGGGCTTTGGAATTCTATTTTCTATATGCACGGCAAAGCCAATTTTACCATATTTGCATTGAGTAATACACCAAACTTGTCAAGCGATGAAAAGAAAATTTTCCTTGGTAGATTACGCTTTATAAGAGCTTTAAACTTGTTTAACGCTGTACGTTTGTGGGGAGATATTCCGTTAGTAAAAGAATACTTAGTAACTGAAGAAAACTCATACCCATCAAGAACACCAAAATCTGAAGTTTACGCTTATATTGAAGAAGATTTAGAATACGCTATAGAAAACTTAAATATTTTAGAACCACAATATGGCTTTCCAACCAAAGGTGCTGCTTATGGTCTTTTAGGAAAAGTATATATGGCTCAAGATAAATGGCCGGAAGCAAAAGTAGCAGTAGATGAGGTTATTAAGTTGGGTGTTTACGATTTATTACCTAACTATTTAGATGTTTTTGATGTTAATAATGAAAATAATATTGAAGAAATATTTTCCATTCAATTTTCTCAGGATGCTACAATTGCTGGAGAACAATCTAAAGGGAGTTTGCTTGCGTATTTTTATTTACCTGCATTCAATACTTTAGGGTATGCAGGAGACCCTGATCATCCAAAAGGACAAATGCGAGTTGAGCATGCTACTTACGATAGATACACCACAGGAGATTATACTGTAGACAAACGTAATGAACTTTTTATTACCAATTATGTAAATTCAAATACTGGAGCTACTGTGACAAGATATCCTGAGAATACAAGTGCTGCATCTCAAGGTCCTGCTTATAGTAAATATAGAGACCCTAACAATTCTAATGATAGAAATTACGATAATAATTTAATAATTCTAAGATATGCTGACATTCTTTTGATGAAGGCCGAAATAGAAAATGAATTAAACGGCCCAACTGATGTTGCTTATGATGCTTTTGATGAAGTAAGAGGGCGTTCCAATTCTACACTTATTACGAGAAATTTAAATAAAGACACATTTAGAGATGCTATTTCGAATGAGAGAGGAATAGAATTATTTGGAGAGTTTCAGCGCTATTTTGATGTGCTAAGAATGAAGAAAAATGGAGAGTCTTATTATAAATATTATAGAGAGCTTTTAGTATCAGAAGGAAAATTTACTCATGCAGCACAAAATAGATGGGCTTTAGGATATTATCCAAAATATGAATTAATGCCCATTCCTTCAGATGAAATGGCATTGAATCCAAACATTAACATTGCTGATCAAAATCCTGGATATTAA